CTTTCCTACACCAATACATGCACAGGCACCACATACTGGTCATCTCTGTCAAAACCATATGTTGTCTGGAGATCAAATGGCTTAAACGAGTTCAACTCATCAactttcagcagagaaatatttTCAGAATTACCCTGTCTGAtattaaaagaatgaaaacgTTCTGCAAAACAAAGTGTCTCAAAATCCTTTGCCAGGAGGAAATAGTCACCATTAAATTCAACAATGTCTTTTATCTGACTGAATACTGGCAAATCATCCTCTGTGTTTGAACAAACCAGAAGGCCTGGGCGATACTCTGTCCCAAAACAAGTAATCCAAGAAGTCACATTAACTTCACTGTGTCGTCAACCTGCAGTTCTTCAGCAattatttcaccattttccaAGGCACTGGCCTGAACAGTTTTCACTGGACCACAGTTGATGCTTTTGAATGGCATAGATTCCCAGTGGTATGCCACAGCCATCTGATGTTTTTCGGCTAACGACTTTGTTATATTCTTAAAATGTCTGATAGTGCTCTTGAAAAACCTGTGTTTTGCTTCAAACCTCATAGCCCAAACATGAAGAATTGGGCCTATTTTTCGGATGCATCTGGGATAATGGGTCATGAAGTGATGCTTGGGAATCATTTTGCGATGTGGATAAATCTCTTTGAAAAGTTTGTGATGCTCAACAATGAGATGCTTCAGACATACTGTCATGTGATGACAGGAGAAAATATGATGTTCATAAtttgcagcagaagcagcaaaaGTCTCCAATGAGCATTTCCTTCCTGTACAACATCTCCAAATATCAAGGGCACATTCCTGATCAAGCAAAATGTCTGAATTGCATTGAGACCAATTCCATTTCCAGTCTGCTCTAGGCTGAATCTGGTTGGTCTATTTTTTCGCTCAACAAAGCCATAGTTGTATGAATATATCCGGTTACAAATATCTGTCTTGGATATGATGTTGTTGTctgagaggtaaaaaaaaagcaatttcagCTCTAATTGCCCCACTCCTTCCATGCATAATGTCCACTGCATAGTTATCAGAAACATGAAAGTACTGTAGATCATTGagcaaacatgtttgtttcacTCCAAATGTTGATTGTAGTGTAGGATCTGCCTTCAAGTCATTGCAATGCTGAGCATGCAGTGTTTTATTGCGGAGTGTTATACTTGGATCGTCATCACTGAACACTGACTGTGAGGTTTGTTTATCTACCAGACAGAAGTGACAAAAATAGTTTGAGCTGAATGATTCTACATAGCCAAGAAGTGAGTGCAAGCCCAAATTGTCCACCGTCACCTGTGCAATTGTTCCACAAACAGGTCCATTAGAGAAAGGAATTTCCACTCCTGTACACTTAAGGACTTTCAGATCTTTTATGAGGGGCTCCAAGATAGCATTAAATCCATACTTTTTTACATCCTCTGTATGGAAAAGTGCCAAAAGATGAATATTCATAAGCGCTGAGTTTACCTTTGGAGAAAGATTTTGTAGAATAAAGTATATACTGCCAATTTTATGGATCCCATGCTTTGATCCAAGTGGATTTGCCACTTCAAAATCACCATAGAATATCTGTATTTGAAGAGAGTTTGGTTTTTCAGAGAAGAGGGGgtgatttttaaaataacttccATCACAGAAATCTTTGTAAAACCCAGTCTTCTCACAAGGCTGCAAAATATGATTATAAATCTCCCTATTTTTGAATATAAACTTCAGCGTTTCCAGCAAAGGAATGTACACAAATTTGTCTGTCACGGGGACCTGATCATATGTGTCAGTTGTTCGATTCCTTCTTGTGTCATACCTCACGCTTAAAGCGACCTCCACAGGTTCTACAAGACCCCATTTCtcgctgaaatgttttttccattttgtctcTGTTCAGATTGCTGAAGGGATTTTCAAGACtcaaaaaataatcatcaaattTTGTTCTAATGTCCTCATCATTGGGGAGTAATTTTACAATATCATCTTTGACATTTGAATGCAGTTCCTCTACAAGCTCTTCCATAttttcaacaacattttttatgacATTAGTAGCCACACCACAGCTTTGAAGTTTTGCAATAAGGGATGCACACATTTCTTGGGTATGTTGCCTGGTCTCATTGAAGCTCTGAGAATTCACTGGTTGCTCTGAAATTGCTGACTCAACTGACATTGTTTGCTCATCAGATAAAACAACTGACGGAGTCGGAGTGACTGGTTCATTATCAATTTGATCAAGACTTTCAACACTATGCTTAGAGTGGAGATGTTTCCTAAAGCCTGAAAAAGTGCAAAATCTGTGACGGCAACCATTCTGGTCACACACCAGTAGAAACTTCCTCCCAGGATAAAAGGCGTGTGTACGTTTGAGATGACGTAGCAACTGCTGAATGGTGACAAAAGTGGACTTGCAAACAAAGCATCGATACATCACAACATCAGTTTAGGAGCTTTGCCCTCAGGTCCTTGACTCTAGGAGTTTCAGGAGAGAGCCTGACATCAATATTGTAGATGGTGGTCTGCACGAATGTGTACATGCTGTTTAAAGCCTGGTCATACGAGATGCCAAATGCATAATGTACCTTGAAAAGTTCATCAAAGGCTGACAGGGAAGACTTGGCCTTGCAGGGAAGGAGCTCACCATCCATTGCAATGTAGTATTCATGGATGCGGTTTCTCGCCATGCCAACTGCCAGGATGTAGGGCTGCCTCCGCTTGTCTGGACCAGAGTGCTCATGTAGGCTGCGACCCGACTGTAACATAAGAATCAAAAGTACAACTACATTATACATCAAATTTTTACGGATATGTCAGACAGAAATCTTTAATGGCACAGTTGAAGGATTACTTAAAAATGGATAAGACAATGTATGGACCAGTAAAGCTGACTGGTTAGAAATAGGTTCAGTTGATTACAATATGTGccgtgtttgtttacatcagaaCAGAGTGTAGTGTGAACAGGAGCCTGGAGGAGATTAACATCAGTCCACTACGCAGCGAAAACTGGCGCTGCGCTCAGCAGTAGTATAGTGATCCACAGTACTGTTGTGTAAAATTTCTGGTTTAGTTAGAACCGTGATGTTTTGGCACACTAATTTACTGCTGTTTATATTATAACAGCTGACCAAAACGTGTGTTTGGAGTGAGGGTTCCACTCTTGCACATTAGATGGtttcaaaaaggaaatcagAACACACTGACGTTATGAAACTTCACTACACGATCCAAAGCTTCCCAGATACTGATCTTCGCGGTTCCCTTCTTTCCACTTGGGGGCAAAAGGTAGACCAGCAGTAGAATTGCCGCCATGTCACCATCCCAACCTgagaagatgaggagagaaCCTGATTTCAGTACGAAATGCACCTGATAAATCAATATAAACATCCAAAAGGCtcttaaaaatagaaaaaatataatCTATCAGCACAATGGTGtcacaataaatacaataagaCAACATTTGAATAAAGGAGGCCGGTCataaacaggtttttttttttgtcatttaccTGGGACCTCATCATCCTCGTCGGGGTTCTCCTCTGCAGACTGAATCAGATAGTCGAGCATGGGTGTCTTACTGAGGGTTTTAGCTTGCTCTATTACTTTTGCCTTCAGGGTTGTTCCCCATTTCTCCAAGAGCTTTGACGTAGTCTCTGCTCCAAACAACAGATCAAAGTCTTGCAGAACCTATAGGGGGAAAGCAAGTATAGGTGGacttggtgatggtgaaagTAGGCGAAAATGAAGCATTTCACCtaaacaaagctgtttttggCAGACAATACATTATCAACATAATGTGGACTTACCAGGCCTTCTGCAGGGCTGATAGTAGAAAAAATTCCTGAGCCTGAACTTTTTTCCTTGCCTGAGAGGTGAATAGGGGTGGGGGTGCGAGACAAATTTTAAACACTTAACTTGTTGGCCCAGGTATATAAACAGCCTGTCTATAACCCTGATCATCATTATTGTCGAGTGGCTCTTATTAGATATTTTCATGTGGTATGCATTATGACCCCAGTACTATTCAAGAAAACAcgtaccatttttttttcaatgtgttaAGCATTTAGATTGACATTAGTCCATCTTAGCACAATCTCTGGAGGTAAATGCTATACAGATTTGACACAGAGGAGGGCTGGGatggtcttttctttttcaggaggGCCTtgtgagcagaggaggtggaggcttGTGCAGGCTGGGGTGGTGTTCTCTTTTTCAGGAGGGCCTgttgagcagaggaggtggaagcttgagcagaggaggtggaggcttgagcagaggacacagaggagggcTGGGGTGGCCTGTTTTTCAGGAGGGCCTgttgagcagaggaggtggtggcTTGAGCACTTGAGATGGAGGCTTGAGCAGAGGAGGATTTTGCTGGCCTTTTGATTTTTCGGGCCTGTTGAGCCAGTTTGTTTGCCTCCTTTGAGGACAGCATCCTTGCTGCCTCATTAAGCCTTTTCTGCTTTAGTGCCTGTGcagtctctttctttttctttaaatgtaattGGTAGTTTTGGAATGATGAAAGGCAGGATCGCCTCAAAGGCTGGTCAGTGTTCATAGTTGAGGCTGTCCAGTCCCTGGCCTTAAGTGTGGACTTGATCACTGCAAGGCTCTCATATGTTTCCACATTCATGGAACACCTGTCAGACTCTAGGATATCATCCATTAAATTGAATGATCCCTCTACCAACGGGCCAGTAAAAATGGACAGAACTGCTGTCACCAGTTTGCCCAAGGTTGGATACCTCACAtctctgtctgcattttttAGGGACACAACATGGCTCCACCAGTCCACATCAACTCGGCAGTCCCCTTCAATGTAGCTTGCTAAAAGAGCAAGCATATCCGCATCCATTTGATAGGCCCTGCATTCCTCCACCAGTTGACCGATCTCCTCAGGTGGGACAACATTTGGCAGGGCTTCTCCTAATGTAGTGAATGCTCCAACAACAGCATCGGACTGAATTAGAGCCGGAGTTAGAGCCGAGAGTGATGTTAGTATGCTGTTATTCAAGGGAAGGTTTTTTAGCAGAAACTCTGCTGACTTCATGTACCCTTCTCTGAGACAGTCATAAATTTGTTCCACCCATACCTTCCTCTCCACACAGGCTTTGTTCAATGCACTGTAGCAGAACTGTCCAACAGAGAGCCTCTTGTTTGACAGTTGCAAATCCTTGTTCCGAACATCGACCTTCAGACGCTCCTTGTGGCTCAGTGGAATGGTGTTTGGTCTCATAAATTTGCTCAGGAGCTCTCTTACAAAGGCCACCATTTCAACGTGCAGCAAATGCACCATTGGTTTTTCATGTTGAAGCTTTTTGACAAATCCCTGAAATGTCAGAAGGACCCctacaaatatatgtatatataaaaaaaaaacaattgataTTTGAGCAATTAAAACTCATGATCAGTGTgggaaataaatgaacaaagtatgatcatacatttaaaatgcaatattGTAGCTAAATAATACAACTGAATTTTGTTCCAGCTAAACAATGGAAAACTCAATCATCTGTACCCTATGAGGTGACATCATATGTTTGTAGGTATCAAGTCTGCTGTAGGTTTTGCATCCTCTGATAAATAACTATACTCTGTGATAAGACTACAGAGATGGCTTTTGGACATGTTACTCACTTGCATGAACAGGAGTAATTATAGGAAACTATTACGCTATTTCCTCACAATATCACATGGTAGGCTACTTAAAAGTTGACAATAATCTTTTTAATTTGGTTAGTCTATTATTGCTGTAGAAAAGACCTGACTGCCATGACTTGGGTCATTTGGTCATGTGCCAGTGGAACAGTTTAAGTTGCTGTGAGTATGCCTATCATACAAAAGATACCTCTGTACAAGTCGATCATGACCTTTACTCGTTCGAACTCTGTAATGACCACAGAGATCCGCTCTTTTCGGTCTTGGTTTACTTGTGTTCCCGTTCAGGAAGCTGCTGCCTGTTCTCTCTGAAGAACAACTATCCTGGCCCTTTCCTCATCTGTGAGGTCATGTCGATCAAATACCTGATTAAGAAGTCTTCtgtagtacacacacacacaaacacatttacaatatGTCTATTTAGCCTATTACCTTAATATGATGCTAATTTGTTACTTCCTAATAAAATCtaaccatttaaaaaacatcttaaaatatGCTGCATCATTAGGCCCTATCAGTCCTTCCAGGATTTCACGGGGCTTTGTTGCGATCAAAAATGCCAGATTTCGCGGCAGGTTTTATATAAGTTGCGGTGCAAGTTGCGATGTTGATATTCTGTTGCAAGATAATTGTGGGAGCAGTTGGGatcatgaaatgaaatcagtTACATTATATAGCCCAACTATAGAATTAAAGTTCACATTAAAAAGTGTCAAAACAGTGGAAAAGGAATTATTATTTGAAAACAGGGAAAACATGTAGCCTACATGGTCTAACATGTGATTATGCTGCTGGTTAGTCATGGAAATGGGTGCTCTCTGTTCACATAATGTGACTTTAGAATCAAGGGGCTTGGTCAAGAATAGTTTTGGTCGAATTCTTTATAGAGGTCGACCTAGTTGCCAACAAAAAGAACTTGCAGTGCTGCTATATTATTTAGGctatctttatttttcttaataaAACTCGTGTTTGTGGAATAGAACCTCTAGCCAAGCACGAGGGGTCGCGAGAGATGCACGCACTGCCACGCAGTGAGGGCCAGTGAGCTGTCACTCCTCGAGAAAGAGTAGGTAACTTGCGTTGGAAGTTTTTAAACTCTCAATGGCTGATAACCTGAGCAGTAAACACAAGTCAGCAGTAGCCTATAAAATACGGTCATTGGCAGCTGTTTGTAGGTAGCCTACACTGCAGGCAATGTGTTTGCGATGCAAGTAGCCTAATTTATAGCAGAAAGGAAGGAACAGTGCAACACTGCTGTCGCAGAGCTGGTATTCTGTGGTAGGGGATATAGCCAGAGAGTCGCGGAGAAGTTGCGGTGATCGGTAAAAATTGCAACATCGCACTGAGTTCACGAGGGGGTTGGCTAAATTTGCGTTGAAGTTGCAAATCGCAACATCGCGAATTCCTGGAGGGTCTACCCTGAgctaaaacaaactaaactaaacaaaattACGGACAGCAACTATATACACATCACACATGTTATAATTAAAAAGGTTGCAAGCCTACCTGTATTTGTGTTCCTCAGTGGGTCCAGAGCATGATAGTAGTGTACCACTACTACATCCAGGAGCTCATTCATTCTTGTGCACACTTCCAGCATCTGAATGAAGCAGTTGCTGATAGGTCTTATCAAGCTCTTGGGGGGGAGATGGAGTAAATTCTGTCTCGAGCCCAGACTTCTTCCCCCTCATCACAGCGCAATTATCGAGTAGAACACTGGTGACATTTCTCCACTCCAGCCCATATGAGTGCAGGACGTCATTTAGTTCCATCATCAAAACTGATGCATTGGCAATGTTGACTTTTTTGCTGGCAAGatgctgtgttttcacactgcCTGCATCCTCATCACAAAATCGGACCAGAACATTAAGAATTTTGTCCATACTATTGTCCGTGGCCTCATCAATGTTGAGTGAAAACATGCATCGAAACATTGGCTGTCAACTTGGCTGTCAATTTCAAGAATGTTGACTGCCCACTTGCTGCCTGTACAACACCACCTGTCTATATTACtcataataatttaatttaatttaatttaataatttgagGAGTTGGGGAACGtctcaataaaaaaatacttacataGCCCTGTTTGGAGTCGGGATCTCTTAGGGAAGGGAACAGTGTTACAATCCCCAATGCATATTGTGTCCTCTTGTCCTTTGGTGGAGCACTTCTGTGGGTGTAATGGATAGGTTGCATTGATGGCAAGAAACTccattacatgtttttcatgAACAACATGTTTGCAATCAAATACTATGAATGTGCCTTTATAACTAAATAATGCACCTTGAAGCATTTTACATACCCATACTTTTCCAACATATCAGCAACAACGATGTTGACAAGTTCACGGCGTGTTCAGTCCTTCATCTGCCCTTTAGTCGCATATTCTGCAAGTATTTTGCCCTCCAGCCCTCCAGGCTTTTGTTCCAGAACTCTCTCGACAAGcttgaaaacaagaaaaatatgagaagaaaaaataagatcacACCCCACCCCAAAAATATGATGTCAAAAACATACATCATAATGAGAAGGaacatacaaaaaacatcacCTCTTTGGCTCGTGAAGAACTGTCATCAACATGCTGACTTCTTGGGGGGCTCAGAATGCAATCATCGATGCACTGTCTTTTGGGAGACATCAGAAAAGCATCACTATCCAACGAGTGTGATGATAGTGACAAGGTGTCTGTGCATGAGGATGCAGGAGAGTCTGAAAAGAGGgaacacatcattttcaaaaacacatttcacatctgATTTCATTAATTGACTCACAGTTTCAAATAAGAAGAGGTGAGGGCATGGAAAGACATggtgaaaatgtgcatgtgtctttCATCCATATACCATTAATAGACTACAATCAGTTTTGATGGTTAATGTCGCTACATTTTAGGCAATTTAGGCTACAACAGACAGTCTTCTTGGTGGCAACTAAGTGCCGAGGTCTGTATTCTTATTAGTTGATATTTTCCTGAGTAAATGGATTGGTTCTGTaagtaatgaaaaacaaattctgcctaaatgatcaaattaaattttaaagggaaaattgGTGAGTACCTTATTAATTGTGTGATTAAAAGCCAATTACAATGATCAGATATTGATAGTGTAAGCCTGAAATGCACAATTTGATCAAACGACCACTTACCACTGACAGAAAGATTGTCAACAATCGTCCACTGTATGTCAGATTTTTCCTCCAGGATGTCACTGAAGACCTCCTCATCAACCTCTGTTCCACTCTCATCCAGCAAATATATGTCCTTCTCAGCAGGTATACTGAACTTCGTTTTAGCTtcgaacacagaaaaaaggataAATTAAGCTTGGGTACATCTCTTATTGTAACTTAGTGTTACAATAAGAGATTTTTGCAACTAAAACGCCAGGTCTGGTGAGCCAGGTCTTTGCCGAACATTTTTGATCGACTGTTCAATTCATTTTGAGTTTACGCCACAAGCTTTCCCCACAGAACGAGCAAAGGTGGCGTTCATGATTTCTCACCTGACCGGACGAGCCaaagcttgggcttcggccgAATGGAGCCGAAACTCTACGGTATGTGAAACGATCGCAGGGTTTCAGACGGCACTAACTAGAACATTTGACCCGATTTGCTCCGACAGAGAAAAGGCCCAGGAACTGAGCACCTTGAGACAAGGTAGAGACTCTGTGTGTGATTATGC
This sequence is a window from Acanthopagrus latus isolate v.2019 chromosome 13, fAcaLat1.1, whole genome shotgun sequence. Protein-coding genes within it:
- the LOC119030829 gene encoding uncharacterized protein LOC119030829 produces the protein MEFLAINATYPLHPQKCSTKGQEDTICIGDCNTVPFPKRSRLQTGLCKEKSSGSGIFSTISPAEGLVLQDFDLLFGAETTSKLLEKWGTTLKAKVIEQAKTLSKTPMLDYLIQSAEENPDEDDEVPGWDGDMAAILLLVYLLPPSGKKGTAKISIWEALDRVVKFHNSGRSLHEHSGPDKRRQPYILAVGMARNRIHEYYIAMDGELLPCKAKSSLSAFDELFKVHYAFGISYDQALNSMYTFVQTTIYNIDVRLSPETPRVKDLRAKLLN